A region from the Coffea eugenioides isolate CCC68of chromosome 9, Ceug_1.0, whole genome shotgun sequence genome encodes:
- the LOC113783643 gene encoding transcription initiation factor TFIID subunit 5 — MDEEEIEKAVMTYLKKKGFKQTELAFQEEQQRQHPKTALHSTNSHVDPEIACQILSFSSELENNPAQYHEGYGKLRSWAYSSLDLYKHELLRVLYPVFVHCFMDLIAKGHIQEARTLFNSFREDHEMMHGRDLQKLEGVLSPSHLEEMEFAHSLRQSKFNIKICQYSYDLLLQYLHKTQSVVMLGLINEHINFQVSPGQPTSISDDAEVVTLMGSGQDAVNLINQKEIHWGLLEDSLEERLEKAGALVPDSAKVDGEAREGEVEENKKRPYEGGKQGASLKKSKKDKVATATGKASRVETSTVSVAPRVKPELTLPSIPAEVEHSILEDLRNRVQLSSAALPSISFYTFINTHNGLNCASISQDGSLVAGGFSDASLKVWDMAKLGQQTGYATSQIVEDSYPSDSLLGANSGRKSYTLFQGHSGPVYSATFSPFGDYILSSSSDSTIRLWSTNLNTNLVCYKGHNYPVWDVQFSPVGHYFASSSHDRTARIWSMDRMQPLRIMAGHLSDVDCLQWHANCNYIATGSSDKTVRLWDVQSGECVRIFIGHRSMILSLAMSPDGRYMASGDEDGTVMMWELASGRCISPLVGHTSCVWTLAFSCEGSLLASGSADCTVKLWDVTASTKLLKTEDNKTGSINRLRSLKTLPTKSTPVYSLQFSRRNLLFAAGVLSKNT; from the exons ATTGGAAAATAATCCTGCCCAGTACCATGAGGGATATGGCAAGCTTCGATCATGGGCCTACAGTTCATTGGATTTATACAAG CACGAGTTGCTTCGAGTTCTGTATCCTGTTTTTGTTCATTGCTTCATGGATCTTATTGCAAAAGGTCACATTCAAGAag CAAGAACTTTGTTTAATAGCTTTCGTGAAGACCATGAGATGATGCATGGACGTGATCTCCAAAAACTGGAAGGTGTTCTGTCGCCCTCTCACCTGGAG GAAATGGAATTTGCCCATTCTCTAAGACAAAGCAAATTCAACATTAAAATTTGTCAG TACTCTTATGATCTACTGCTGCAATACCTTCACAAGACACAGTCTGTTGTAATGCTTGGACTAATAAATGAGCACATCAACTTTCAAG TCTCTCCTGGACAACCAACTTCAATTTCTGATGATGCTGAAGTTGTTACACTCATGGGCAGTGGCCAGGATGCCGTGAATCTGATAAATCAGAAAGAAATACATTGGGGG TTGCTTGAAGATAGTTTGGAAGAAAGGTTGGAGAAGGCAGGAGCTCTGGTTCCAGATTCAGCAAAGGTGGATGGAGAAGCAAGGGAAGGAGAGGTGGAAGAGAACAAG AAAAGACCATATGAGGGAGGAAAGCAAGGTGCTTCGCTCAAGAAGTCAAAAAAGGATAAGGTTGCTACTGCAACAGGCAAAGCTTCTCGTGTGGAGACTAGCACAGTATCTGTGGCACCACGTGTCAAACCAGAGCTAACCTTGCCATCGAT ACCGGCTGAGGTAGAGCATTCTATTCTTGAAGATCTCCGGAATCGGGTACAACTGAGTAGTGCAGCTCTTCCTTCTATCAGCTTTTACACATTTATTAACACACATAATGG GTTAAATTGTGCGTCAATATCCCAAGATGGATCACTCGTTGCTGGTGGCTTCTCAGACGCATCGCTTAAG GTTTGGGACATGGCCAAGCTTGGGCAACAAACTGGTTATG CTACTTCGCAGATAGTAGAGGATTCATATCCGAGTGACTCTTTACTTGGTGCAAACAGTGGGAGAAAATCATATACATTATTTCAAGGCCATTCTGGACCTGTATATTCTGCTACTTTTAGTCCATTTGGAGATTATATTTTGTCTTCTTCATCAGATTCAACAA TTCGTTTATGGAGTACAAATTTGAATACAAATCTTGTATGTTACAAAGGTCATAACTACCCCGTATGGGATGTTCAG TTCAGTCCAGTGGGACATTATTTTGCCAGCTCTTCACATGATAGAACAGCAAGAATCTGGTCTATGGACAGAATGCAGCCTTTGAGAATCATGGCTGGTCACTTATCTGATGTAGAT TGTCTGCAATGGCATGCTAACTGCAACTATATCGCAACTGGATCTAGTGATAAAACTGTTCGCTTGTGGGATGTTCAAAGTGGGGAGTGTGTAAGAATATTTATTGGTCACCGGAGTATGATCTTATCATTGGCTATGTCCCCAGATGGACGATACATGGCATCTGGTGATGAGGATGGTACAGTTATGATGTGGGAACTTGCCAGTGGTCGTTGCATTAGCCCCTTGGTTGGTCATACATCTTGTGTATGGACACTTGCTTTTAG TTGTGAAGGTTCGCTTCTTGCATCTGGTTCTGCTGATTGCACTGTGAAATTGTGGGATGTAACTGCAAGCACAAAACTGTTAAAGACAGAGGACAA TAAAACTGGAAGTATAAATAGACTCCGGTCACTGAAGACTCTACCAACAAAGTCTACCCCAGTTTATTCTTTGCAG TTCTCACGGAGGAATCTTCTATTTGCTGCTGGAGTACTCTCAAAAAATACTTAA